The DNA window GTGGCCCAGGCATGGTGAAAGCCGCCTATAGCTCCGGTAAACCGGCAATCGGCGTTGGCGCTGGCAACACCCCAGTCGTGGTAGACGAAACCGCCGATATCAAGCGTGTGGTCGCCTCTATTCTGATGTCAAAAACCTTTGATAACGGCGTTATCTGTGCCTCTGAACAATCCGTTATCGTGGTTGATTCCGCTTATGATGCCGTGCGCGAGCGCTTTTCCTCCCATGGCGGCTACTTGTTGCAGGGTAAAGAGCTGAAAGCGGTTCAGGACATCATCCTGAAAAACGGCGGCCTGAACGCGGCCATCGTTGGCCAGTCAGCGCCAAAAATCGCTGAAATGGCGGGCATCACCGTACCCGCCAACACCAAAGTGCTGATCGGCGAAGTGAAAGTGGTCGATGAATCCGAACCGTTCGCGCATGAAAAACTGTCGCCTACCCTGGCGATGTATCGCGCCAAAGACTTCGAAGATGCCGTGATTAAAGCAGAAAAACTGGTTGCCATGGGCGGGATCGGCCACACCTCTTGCCTGTACACCGACCAGGACAACCAGCCGGCTCGCGTTGCCTTCTTCGGCGACAAAATGAAAACCGCGCGTATTCTGATCAACACCCCGGCTTCACAAGGTGGTATCGGCGATCTGTACAACTTTAAACTCGCTCCGTCGCTGACGCTGGGTTGCGGTTCCTGGGGGGGTAACTCCATCTCCGAGAACGTTGGCCCGAAACACTTGATCAACAAGAAAACTGTAGCGAAGCGAGCAGAAAACATGTTGTGGCATAAACTTCCAAAATCCATCTACTTCCGCCGCGGCTCACTGCCGATCGCGCTGGAAGAAGTTGCAACCGACGGTGCAAAACGCGCCTTCATCGTGACCGACAACTATCTGTTCAACAATGGCTACGCTGATCAGATCACCAAGGTGCTGAAGCACCACGGCATCGAAACCAAGGTGTTCTTCGAAGTGGAAGCCGATCCAACCCTGAGCATCGTGCACAAGGGCGCAGAGCAGATGAACGCCTTTAAACCAGACGTCATTATCGCGCTGGGCGGCGGTTCACCGATGGACGCAGCCAAAATAATGTGGGTGCTGTATGAACATCCGGAAACCCACTTCGCGGATCTGGCGTTGCGCTTTATGGATATCCGTAAACGTATCTACAAGTTCCCGAAAATGGGCGTGAAGGCGAAAATGATCGCCATCACCACCACCTCCGGTACCGGTTCAGAAGTGACGCCGTTTGCGGTGGTTACCGATGATGCAACCGGCCAGAAATACCCACTGGCTGACTACGCGCTGACCCCGGATATGGCCATTGTCGACGCCAACCTGGTGATGAACATGCCAAAATCCCTGTGCGCCTTCGGCGGCCTGGATGCGGTAACCCACTCACTGGAAGCCTATGTTTCCGTACTGGCGAATGAATACTCTGACGGCCAGGCGCTGCAAGCGTTGAAACTGCTGAAAGAATACCTGCCGGCCAGCTACAAGGAAGGCGCGAAAAACCCGATCGCCCGCGAGCGTGTGCACAACGCAGCGACTATCGCCGGTATCGCTTTTGCCAACGCCTTCTTGGGCGTGTGCCACTCAATGGCCCACAAATTGGGTTCAGAGTTCCACATTCCACACGGCCTGGCTAACGCCCTGTTAATCGGCAACGTTATTCGCTATAACGCCAATGACAACCCGACCAAACAGACTGCGTTCAGCCAGTACGATCGCCCGCAGGCACGCCGCCGCTATGCCGAAGTGGCCGATCACCTGGGCCTGAGCGCACCTGGCGACCGTACGGCGCAGAAATCGAGAAACTGCTGGCTTGGCTGGAAGAGCTGAAAACCGAACTGGGCATCCCGGCTTCAATTCGTGAAGCGGGCGTACAGGAAGCCGACTTCCTGGCGAAGATCGATAAACTGTCCGAAGATGCATTTGATGACCAATGTACCGGCGCAAACCCGCGCTATCCGCTGATTGCCGAACTCAAGCAAATCATGCTGGATACCTATTATGGGCGTGAATACAACGAAGCCCATGAGCACGCGGCAAACACCGTGGTTGAATTGCCAACGGCCAAAGCCGAGAAGGCTGAGAAAAAAGCAAAAAAGTAACGCTTGCATAAGCTGACAAAAAACCCGCCAACACGGCGGGTTTTTTTATTCCTGCGAACACGCACAGCCAATCAGCCAAAAACACACCCGGGTTACCCCCGAAAACAATGCCCGCACTACGGCGGCTCTGCGGCCCACTAGGGCGACGAAAAGCATTGAGCAATGCGCGTGTACCTATAGCAACAAGCCCCTTGATAACAGGGCTTATAGGCGTTTTTTAGCCGGCTCCCGCTGCCTGAATAGCCTCTTTGTAGTGTTTACGGCACACCGACAGGTAACTTTCATCGCCGCCAATCACTACCTGTTCCCCCGCATGCACCGCCCGGCCGTTTTCATCCAAACGCAGCACCATGTTTGCCTTGCGCCCGCAGTGGCAAATGGTTTTCAGCTCAACCAGCTTATCGGCCCAGGCCAGCAGGTATTGGCTACCCGTGAATAATTCACCTAAAAAGTCGGTGCGCAGGCCATAACACAAAACCGGAATATTCAGTTGGTCAACAACATCACATAACTGCGCAACCTGCGATTTGGTCAGGAACTGGCTCTCATCGAGCAGCACGCAGTGAACCGTTTGTTGTTGATGCTCCTGATTAATTATTGTGTAAAACTCGGTATCATTATTATAGAGCTGCGCCTGCGATGACAGGCCAATACGCGAGCTAACTTTCCCGACGCCAAAGCGATGATCGATTTCAGCGGTAAACACCAGCGTGCGCATACCACGTTCTTGATAATTATATGAAGATTGTAATAGCGCAGTAGATTTCCCTGCATTCATAGCAGAGTAATAGAAATAAAGCTGAGCCATCGGCCCTACCCCAACAGTATAAAAAACATGCAAAGAAAAGATATCCGAGTGTAACATAGGCACCAGATGATGTTCAGCGGTGCGGAATCAATTTTAACTAAATTAATAAGCATCCGTATGCAATAAATGGCAGAACGGGAGCCTGCGGTGCCTGCCGCATTTTTACATCAATTGACCAAGCCTAATCCCGGAACACTATTAATTGCTGCTAATGATTAAACCACAGGGGTAATGCCAGCGCCTGCGGCTATAGGTAACCACACTGATACCGAAGAATGATTATTGCGAAGGTCATAAGCTTGCCTATTAAATGGCGCCTGGCGGGCTGGTGGGAATTTAATCC is part of the Gibbsiella quercinecans genome and encodes:
- a CDS encoding thymidine kinase is translated as MAQLYFYYSAMNAGKSTALLQSSYNYQERGMRTLVFTAEIDHRFGVGKVSSRIGLSSQAQLYNNDTEFYTIINQEHQQQTVHCVLLDESQFLTKSQVAQLCDVVDQLNIPVLCYGLRTDFLGELFTGSQYLLAWADKLVELKTICHCGRKANMVLRLDENGRAVHAGEQVVIGGDESYLSVCRKHYKEAIQAAGAG